A stretch of DNA from Hordeum vulgare subsp. vulgare unplaced genomic scaffold, MorexV3_pseudomolecules_assembly, whole genome shotgun sequence:
GTGTACGCATTATATATGAATGAAACATATTCATTAACCTAAGCATGCCCTCAATTTTCTTTAATGAGTTGATATTATATTAATTGAATATCCTTTTTGTTTTACGAGATTTTTGCTAAAGTTTCATTTACGCCTAATTAACATCGAGTAGACCCTGTTATTGTGAGAATTCTTAATTCAAGAGTTGTAGGGAGGGACTTATGTCACcacaaacagaaactaaagcAGGTGTTGGATTTCAAGCTGGTGTTAAAGATTATAAATTGACTTACTACACCCCAGAGTATGAAACTAAGGATACTGATATCTTGGCAGCATTCCGAGTAAGTCCTCAGCCTGGGGTTCCGCCCGAAGAAGCAGGGGCTGCAGTAGCTGCCGAATCTTCTACTGGTACATGGACAACTGTTTGGACTGATGGACTTACCAGTCTTGATCGTTACAAAGGACGATGCTATCACATCGAGCCTGTTGCTGGGGAAGACAGCCAATGGATCTGTTATGTAGCTTATCCATTAGACCTATTTGAGGAGGGTTCCGTTACTAACATGTTTACTTCCATTGTGGGTAACGTATTTGGGTTCAAAGCCCTACGTGCTCTACGTTTGGAGGATCTACGAATTCCCCCTACTTATTCAAAAACTTTCCAAGGCCCGCCTCATGGTATCCAAGTTGAAAGAGATAAGTTGAACAAGTATGGCCGTCCTTTATTGGGATGTACTATTAAACCAAAATTGGGATTATCCGCAAAAAATTATGGTAGAGCGTGTTATGAGTGTCTACGTGGTGGACTTGATTTTACCAAAGATGATGAAAACGTAAACTCACAACCATTTATGCGCTGGAGAGACCGTTTTGTCTTTTGTGCCGAAGCTATTTATAAATCACAGGCCGAAACCGGTGAAATCAAGGGGCATTACTTGAATGCGACTGCGGGTACATGTGAAGAAATGATTAAGAGAGCTGTATTTGCGAGAGAATTAGGGGTTCCTATTGTAATGCATGACTACTTAACCGGGGGATTCACCGCAAATACTACTTTGGCTCACTATTGCCGCGACAATGGCTTACTTCTTCACATTCACCGTGCAATGCATGCAGTTATTGATAGACAGAAAAATCATGGTATGCATTTCCGTGTATTAGCTAAAGCATTGCGTATGTCTGGGGGAGATCATATCCACTCCGGTACAGTAGTAGGTAAGTTAGAAGGGGAACGCGAAATGACTTTAGGTTTTGTTGATTTATTGCGCGATGATTTTATTGAAAAAGATCGTGCTCGCGGTATCTTTTTCACTCAGGACTGGGTATCCATGCCAGGTGTTATACCGGTAGCTTCAGGTGGTATTCATGTTTGGCATATGCCAGCTCTGACCGAAATCTTTGGGGACGATTCTGTATTACAATTTGGTGGAGGAACTTTAGGACATCCTTGGGGGAATGCACCTGGTGCAGCAGCTAATCGAGTGGCTTTAGAAGCTTGTGTACAAGCTCGTAACGAAGGGCGTGATCTTGCTCGCGAAGGTAATGAAATTATCCGAGCAGCTTGCAAATGGAGTCCTGAACTAGCCGCAGCTTGTGAAGTATGGAAGGCGATCAAATTCGAGTTCGAGCCGGTAGATACTATCGATAAGAAGGTCTAAAAAAAAATAAacgaaataaaaagagaaaaaaataagttaTGAAATGCAGtaattcttctttattcttctaatTGATTGCAATTAAACTCGGCTCAatctttttttttataaaaaagattGAGCCGAATAAAAATAGATCATGATATGATCATGAGACTTGACAAATCGAGATTCGTCTATTCTATATatctagaatatatatatatattaaggtATAAtacaataaagaaataaaaagaaaataataaaatatagtagtatcatatgataatggaatcaaatacgcagtatttacagaaaaaagtcttcgtttattgggaaagaatcaatatacttttaatgtcgaatcgggattcactaagacagaaataaagcattggttcaaactcttctttggattaaggtggtagctgtgaatagccatcgactacctggaaaaggtagaagaataggACCTATTCTGGGCCGTACAATGCATTACAGACGTATGATCATTACCCTTCAACCGGGTTATTCTATTCCACTTCTAGATAGAGAAAAAAACTAAAGGAGAATGAATGAAAAAAGACATAGTTTGGAAGTTAGACCTTTTTATAAGACTCTCTTTCAATTTCAAAAAAGAGGACGTTTGAAACTTTTAACAGGCGTAATCGTGAGTCAACATGCTAGAACTAGATAAGGAAGTTTTCTATAACCTTAATAAAAAGGATAAAAAGGTAGTTTTAGTTTATGACTCCGATCAAGAGCGAGAAATCCTTGATTTGGGATTGGACATAGAACCTGGACCCATCGGAGAGACGTTGAAAGGAGCGTATCCTGATGGTAAGAATTATACTTTCGTGGAAATACAGCGCTATAGACTTCAGTGTGGTAGAGTAGACGTTTTGTTcctaatttttctggaccaaacctCCGCTCCGACCCAACGATACAATGAATTTTTTCTGTTCATATTCATAAATAAAAAAGATTAGGAATCGCAATGCTACTATATGCGTCCAGAGCAGTATTTTGAATACTATTCTTCTATAATCCATTATTGCGCGGGGTCTTACTAACAGGACTTCGCGGCACAGGACGGGTCTTCGTCGAAAAGCTAACACCACCCGGCATTTTCATACCCTTTCTTTGGGTGGTATATCGCCTTTAAAAGTCTAAGAGGGTAGTAGGGGGGATCTTAAGAGGGTAGTAGGGGATCTTAAGAGGGTAGTAGGGGATCTATAGTAGGTAAGATAATTTGCCCTTTGATTTTGATTGAATATACTATTTTTCTGCCTTTACCACGCATTATTGTATGCGCTTCTAGAGAAGTATGTATGCAGGAAGTAAATTCTAGTCGCTTTCTTTTGAATCCAATTTCAAATTAGATTAGAAAGATAGAAAGGCCATGAGGatgggaaaataaaaaaaatctttttaatTAGTTCTCCTTTTTTGGAATTTTCTTATTATCCTTATCATTTTTTTTACAGAATATTTTGCAAACTAAAAAAATACAATAGTCAATATTCCTTATAATAGATATACTTAATTATATCATAAGAATCTTAAGATATTTTTCGACTAGATAGAAATAGTAAATTTGAATTGAGACACCTATTCCATGACGGATTTAAACTTACCTTCTATTTTCGTGCCTTTAGTAGGCTTAGTAT
This window harbors:
- the LOC123420360 gene encoding ribulose bisphosphate carboxylase large chain, which produces MSPQTETKAGVGFQAGVKDYKLTYYTPEYETKDTDILAAFRVSPQPGVPPEEAGAAVAAESSTGTWTTVWTDGLTSLDRYKGRCYHIEPVAGEDSQWICYVAYPLDLFEEGSVTNMFTSIVGNVFGFKALRALRLEDLRIPPTYSKTFQGPPHGIQVERDKLNKYGRPLLGCTIKPKLGLSAKNYGRACYECLRGGLDFTKDDENVNSQPFMRWRDRFVFCAEAIYKSQAETGEIKGHYLNATAGTCEEMIKRAVFARELGVPIVMHDYLTGGFTANTTLAHYCRDNGLLLHIHRAMHAVIDRQKNHGMHFRVLAKALRMSGGDHIHSGTVVGKLEGEREMTLGFVDLLRDDFIEKDRARGIFFTQDWVSMPGVIPVASGGIHVWHMPALTEIFGDDSVLQFGGGTLGHPWGNAPGAAANRVALEACVQARNEGRDLAREGNEIIRAACKWSPELAAACEVWKAIKFEFEPVDTIDKKV